The Numenius arquata unplaced genomic scaffold, bNumArq3.hap1.1 HAP1_SCAFFOLD_1236, whole genome shotgun sequence sequence aacccccccctttttttttcctcttgccccccccccctcccattttaCCCCCCAaatgccccctccccacccccagggtgccccccagccccccccccccacatagggaccccccccatgggcttccccccccccttatAGTGTGCCCCCCCCAAACtaacccccccctttttttttcctcttgcccccccccctcccattttaccccccaaatcccccctccccacccccagggtgcccccccatcgcccccccaccccacatagggaccccccccatgggctcccccccccccgtataGGGTGCCCTCCCCCCAAACtaaccccccccccttttttttttatctcttcccccccccccccagccatggcgCCCCCCCGCTGCTcccgctgcccccctccccgccgccctccgccgCCCCCGCACGGCCGCCCCCCTCTGCCGCCCCTGTTTCCTCCAGGCCTTCGAGGCCGAAGCCGCCCGCGCCATCGTCGGTGACGTcaccgaggggggggggacacacggggacccccaccccccccaccgaCACCCGGGGGGAggcttctccctttttttatcccccccccgcctccccaaaACCCGGCTCCTCCATCGCCGTCGCCGCCTCGGGGGGGAAAGACTCCACCGTCCTCGCCCACCTCCTCTCCCAGTTAAACCAGCGCCGGGGCTGGGGTTACCGGTTGGTACTGGTGTCCGTGGACGAAGGCATCGAGGGCTACCGGGAGGAGGCGCTGGGAGCCGtccggcgggggaggggggaccTCCCTTTACTGGTTTTGTCCCACCGGGAGCTTTTCGGCTGGAGCGTGGACCAGTTGGGAGCCAAactggggagaggcagcagccGCTGCACCTTCTGCGGGGTCTGGAGGAGGCAGGCGCTGGAGAGGGGGGCCCGCTTACTGGGAGTGGACTGGTTGGCTACTGGTAAGGAACCGGTGAggcgctggga is a genomic window containing:
- the CTU1 gene encoding cytoplasmic tRNA 2-thiolation protein 1, whose product is PWRPPAAPAAPLPAALRRPRTAAPLCRPCFLQAFEAEAARAIASPFFYPPPASPKPGSSIAVAASGGKDSTVLAHLLSQLNQRRGWGYRLVLVSVDEGIEGYREEALGAVRRGRGDLPLLVLSHRELFGWSVDQLGAKLGRGSSRCTFCGVWRRQALERGARLLGVDWLATGHNADDIAETVLMNFLRGDVARLRRAATEATGVSGPPVATPWPAVPRCKPLRHAYEKEIVLYAHFKGLDYFSTECGYSPQAYRGHARNLLKDLEATRASTVAALGHSGRRLAVGPEVATKKLGGCRRCGFATSQGLCKACVLLASLEKGLPRLGLGKRAVEMASELEGF